In a genomic window of Quercus lobata isolate SW786 chromosome 4, ValleyOak3.0 Primary Assembly, whole genome shotgun sequence:
- the LOC115987974 gene encoding eukaryotic translation initiation factor 2-alpha kinase-like translates to MAQIRSDHGNFFSAATEYEILRGIAEGSSGQVFLCKNMLDQHEYALKKIFIEEDDDDEKILEEARIMASLDHPHVIRYYQVWRGDNSYNFEKFAGEFDSSSDDSSGKRDPSRSCIYILMEYCPKTLETVFREGISEELAMRYFRQIVEGLDYIHSQGLIHRDICSQNLFLDSEKQMKIGDFGLAKFMEVKDGEFGLQSSDDYGHHFYRSPEATKNSWITQKSDIYSLGVLLFGLLYPSKTEVMRIEKLNELQKSLDFPDDWKYPDLIPLIRVLMSKDPSVRPSTADILAREQLWAIVDDVQVQQLKEENLQLKEQLQQVDMGMDMTRTHLTKRPHTF, encoded by the exons ATGGCACAAATCAGATCCG ATCATGGCAATTTTTTCTCTGCGGCTACTGAGTATGAGATATTGAGAGGGATAG CTGAAGGTAGTTCTGGCCAAGTCTTTTTATGCAAGAATATGTTAGATCAACATGAATATGCATTAAAGAAGATTTTTATTgaagaggatgatgatgatgaaaaaaTCCTTGA GGAGGCTAGGATTATGGCTAGCTTGGATCACCCACACGTCATTCGCTACTATCAG GTTTGGCGAGGTGATAACAGTTACAATTTTGAGAAATTTGCTGGGGAATTTGATAGTTCGAGTGATGACTCAAGTGGGAAGAGAGATCCTTCCAGGTCttgcatttatattttgatgGAATACTGTCCAAAGACGCTGGAAACAGTATTCAGAGAGGGAATTAGCGAGGAGCTTGCTATGAGATATTTTCGACAAATTGTCGAAGGCTTAGACTATATTCATAGTCAAGGCTTGATCCATCGAGATATATGCTCTCAGAATCTATTTTTAGATTCTGAGAAGCAAATGAAAATTGGAGATTTCGGACTAg CAAAATTTATGGAAGTCAAAGACGGAGAATTTGGGTTACAAAGTTCAGATGATTACGGACACCATTTCTACAGAAGTCCAGAAGCGACGAAGAATTCCTGGATTACGCAGAAGTCTGATATCTACAGCCTTGGAGTCTTGCTCTTTGGACTCCTGTATCCCAGTAAAACAGAAGTGATGAGGATAGAAAAGTTGAACGAGTTGCAAAAATCTCTTGACTTTCCTGACGATTGGAAGTATCCCGATCTTATCCCATTGATCCGGGTCTTGATGTCAAAAGATCCTTCTGTACGTCCATCTACAGCAGACATACTGGCTCGAGAACAACTGTGGG CAATAGTAGATGATGTTCAAGTTCAACAGCTTAAGGAAGAAAATTTACAACTCAAAGAACAATTGCAGCAG GTTGACATGGGTATGGATATGACAAGAACACACTTAACCAAAAGGCCCCACACTTTTTGA